A single genomic interval of Leishmania panamensis strain MHOM/PA/94/PSC-1 chromosome 25 sequence harbors:
- a CDS encoding hypothetical protein (TriTrypDB/GeneDB-style sysID: LpmP.25.1260), producing the protein MKHFACQPDTHNAFGSLTNGVLTYFTLDCTRYRRVAASSIGSAAELHTPAKKGDAAVGSKAPLQWTSQQLFTAPSSFASHGAGHGAVQQDVDFTTETRVRIQRTLTLPSPFQATQCFFSMANRTLFGTDMAFIGAANGVLTLAVLQEDLLLYVRGKDPQSLHEQLQREQAASSCTPNKRSGLLASTATSDNGVVVRRPPSLSAISMTLPSPSQSGGGSSDPPSSSSFIGGAAAATMARRPSSLYHGMDPSFDVDRGPSRIDAPSTISWMRNKPLVLVGYTSGRVEWYEVSISAARREELQVPVKEIAYSASVKPGAFAYQAPNRDSHSSRVARVAVGGQMAGLRIELVASCVLMEAGALVSSDYFAVNSMVVVGSERGTLFLFDTDHLEAPLCEVRLSTPSMTFLYCHPFLPIVGVLSQSVWSRAEELPPRSTAASARRRRGDSPALRFADSHSSDVARPLVGPVNGGIGSYVGGPQRGVTSGKHCPATFPLVPLQGSRCDPDSSPQQLSSPSGATPSAVVQGTPKADRHVGWHDESPAALMSGGDVTGAFSSSSCAASPFGLYGSCGTVPEVGTPSALHSGCVLTFVEYRKDSPPRPLSRAGTGTPSPPPSHRLIQVLQHRMEGGAARYGTYYTFSWKFSFDLELAISNLEEGALRIVRAARIMDKDPGADVGGLADKEDREGTAADGEQGVSAPGANTAHPTAYQVLQNYNVRLPLHSLVNVEYVSAATSSLCAPDNAAADTDAELAAWSNGTSGTPAEQSLFRRDAGQCQRQAALLGAAVDPRFRLGFSSVSPSQVSPAAGVLCCPVNPLWAGLTVVSMPRGGRRHERCHSGDADRYVDQLDLFSTLRGCSDAFDALYFPVVTRGGDGTAGVIGGGRAGGSDADRGGLLLKENVLAASMLQPFCGNTGASDSMRHHRRCTVETGSCGGTHGSGADATSSRWPSSPTITSIFTPQPHPQRRREQPRRRHDPGAPNIPVPSYATKGTKNEIASAVLIAADQRADLHDALRIGPGNVSFVVVMNAAGEVASVPVEVRAVSAWHEAGSVFVGLGPTLYAADLVSIQGIEQLMRRRYAAGFGLSSLANITAVKEVGGFGSEDVGMLLSYVAILEAVPLVALSGPVPSLMALLNSSPVAGHGAVQREAAARLQARLGPAWRLMMKVCVCHGDLCCFLVLQLLRWLPSSLEEEAGQLWRSIVQLPHLSAATPMLGESSTNVDVERAVAVEVTHGHYLEAAELLLRFSSRSPSYGIVANLLRHPEEAQSMVCNSDPRVCASFRASLTPWLLVVFHCLCGSCDGAPRYQLHGAAAAEEGKHDRSTSVQSVLPLHLYRHSALPFWDRVALAVVMEAGTTAAFSHVMQDILLPECNPIQALLLQRGIHHHAYAAMQEIVDYTGDFQLGACLFARVGVLSTAAALAFPFLLDAEVSAAAATGRMVATSSAAHTQSLGLAGSSALSAVSPDYPLYSYGAGGDFGGYSDGDEGQGRDSVYGSSPFSYLRSGRRRCSLSQVPSPSSSNEEGSMEDGVAHTARLVRKSALPPPAQTPGEVKCDGRLHHSANAKCFSTCLSPGHALRCAVSPNDAVVGGGCGRGKGLGNAQEDNSDDADADVPWVWWAAAYRSFLDDEQAFVRRTTFDVECGQLRSRAFLARDATAATMEARHRAATPPSSAAALASVAGVAHGGRYRCGYHPFHRTAPRDAEVVGWRHSSPSPENLVSMSVAHCVGRHVAGASGDTSSGGGSAGGDRGLPTAASSSSPPATMSFAGPFGDGSAYVTAVTPPYASAFIRPPEPKLCVCGAQHVGTQLIRSLLSICSMTATRCTVCLETVQPCAKDVATAFAWCTSCGHGGHAYHLQNWFRTHRRCPVNGCDCHCDEDSSLY; encoded by the coding sequence ATGAAGCACTTCGCATGTCAGCCGGACACCCACAATGCGTTCGGGTCGTTGACAAACGGTGTGCTGACGTACTTCACGTTGGACTGCACGCGCTACAGACGCGTGGCAGCGAGTAGCATTGGCAGTGCGGCAGAACTTCACACCCCTGCCAAGAAGGGAGACGCAGCCGTAGGAAGCAAGGCGCCTCTGCAGTGGACCAGTCAGCAGCTCTTCACggctccttcctctttcgcCAGCCACGGCGCAGGTCACGGTGCCGTTCAGCAGGATGTGGACTTCACGACTGAAACGCGCGTGCGCATCCAACGCACCCTGACCTTGCCAAGCCCCTTTCAAGCAACTCAATGCTTCTTCAGCATGGCAAATCGGACTCTCTTTGGCACCGACATGGCGTTCATCGGTGCCGCCAACGGCGTATTGACCCTCGCCGTGCTTCAGGAGGACCTGCTGCTGTACGTGAGAGGAAAGGACCCACAGAGTCTTcatgagcagctgcagcgtgagCAAGCCGCGTCGTCCTGTACCCCGAACAAGCGTTCCGGTTTGTTAGCATCGACCGCTACCTCCGACAACGGCGTGGTCGTCCGTcggcctccctccctctcagcCATCTCCATGACCCTACCATCCCCATCACAGAGCGGAGGTGGAAGCAGCgaccctccctcttcctcttccttcattggcggtgccgctgcggcgacgatggCCAGGAGGCCGTCCTCGTTGTATCATGGGATGGATCCATCCTTCGACGTGGACCGTGGGCCGTCTCGCATAGACGCTCCTTCCACCATTAGCTGGATGCGCAACAAGCCACTTGTACTGGTTGGCTATACCTCGGGTCGGGTGGAATGGTACGAGGTATCCATCTCTGCCGCACGCcgggaggagctgcaggtcCCGGTGAAGGAGATCGCATACAGCGCGTCGGTGAAGCCTGGTGCCTTTGCCTATCAAGCCCCGAACCGCGATtcccacagcagccgcgtTGCCCGCGTCGCTGTGGGAGGTCAGATGGCTGGCTTACGGATTGAGCTGGTCGCCTCATGCGTTCTAATGGAGGCTGGCGCCCTTGTGTCCAGCGACTACTTCGCTGTCAACAGCATGGTCGTCGTCGGAAGCGAGCGCGGTACCCTCTTTCTGTTCGACACCGACCACCTggaggcgccgctgtgcgagGTGCGACTGAGCACGCCGAGCATGACGTTCCTCTACTGCCACCCTTTCTTGCCCATTGTGGGTGTGCTGTCGCAATCCGTCTGGTCCAGAGCGGAGGAGCTGCCGCCAAGGTCGacagcagcgtctgcgcGGAGGCGACGAGGCGACAGCCCGGCCTTGCGCTTCGCtgacagccacagcagcgacgtggcGAGGCCATTAGTAGGCCCGGTGAACGGCGGTATCGGCAGTTATGTAGGAGGTCCGCAGCGTGGAGTCACGAGTGGCAAGCACTGCCCGGCGACCTTCCCACTCGTACCGCTGCAAGGTTCACGATGTGACCCGGACAGTAGCCCGCAGCAGCTTTCCTCCCCATCCGGAGCCACGCCGTCGGCAGTAGTCCAGGGGACTCCGAAAGCGGACCGGCACGTGGGGTGGCATGACGAGAGTCCTGCGGCGCTGATGAGCGGGGGAGACGTCACTGGGGCCTTCTCGAGTAGCAGCTGTGCAGCTTCACCGTTTGGGCTCTACGGCAGCTGTGGTACCGTTCCAGAGGTCGGCACTCCTTCAGCGCTGCACTCTGGCTGCGTGCTGACGTTTGTTGAGTACCGCAAGGACTccccgccgcggccgctgtCGCGCGCTGGGACTGGGACTCCATccccaccgccgtcgcatcGGCTGATACAGGTCTTGCAGCACCGAATGGAGGGTGGGGCGGCGCGATACGGCACTTACTATACTTTCTCGTGGAAGTTCAGCTTTGATTTGGAGCTCGCCATCAGCAACCTTGAGGAAGGCGCGCTGCGCATCGTCCGCGCGGCTCGCATTATGGATAAGGATCCAGGCGCTGACGTCGGTGGCCTAGCTGACAAGGAGGACCGAGAGGGTACCGCAGCGGATGGTGAGCAAGGTGTGTCGGCACCAGGCGCCAACACCGCCCATCCGACTGCGTATCAGGTGCTGCAAAACTACAACGTTCGGCTGCCGTTGCACTCTCTTGTGAATGTCGAGTACGTGTCAGCGGCTACGTCGTCGCTCTGTGCGCCAGACAACGCAGCCGCTGACACAGACGCGGAACTAGCTGCCTGGAGCAACGGCACGAGTGGCACCCCAGCAGAGCAGTCACTCTTTCGGCGAGATGCTGGGCAGTGTCAGCggcaggcagcgctgcttggcgccgccgtcgaccCAAGGTTTCGCCTCGGCTTCTCTTCAGTCTCCCCATCGCAGGTAAGCCCCGCTGCAGGGGTGTTGTGCTGCCCCGTGAATCCCCTCTGGGCTGGTCTGACTGTGGTGTCGATGCCGCGTGGCGGTCGACGACACGAGCGTTGCcacagcggcgatgctgaTCGCTACGTCGACCAGCTGGATCTGTTTAGCACTCTCAGAGGCTGCAGTGACGCCTTTGACGCCTTGTACTTCCCCGTAGTCACGAGAGGCGGCGATGGTACAGCAGGTGTGATTGGAGGTGGGAGGGCAGGTGGCAGTGATGCCGACCGCGGCGGCCTGCTACTGAAGGAGAACGTGTTAGCGGCATCGATGCTGCAGCCGTTCTGTGGGAATACCGGCGCGTCTGACAGCATGCGTCATCATCGTCGATGCACCGTAGAGACTGGTAGCTGTGGCGGCACtcatggcagcggcgccgatgcAACGTCAAGCCGCTGGCCTTCCTCGCCAACCATAACCTCCATCTTTACGCCGCAGCcgcatccgcagcgccggcgagagcagccacggcgccgccacgacccAGGGGCGCCCAACATCCCAGTCCCCAGCTACGCTACGAAGGGCACCAAGAATGAAATTGCGAGTGCGGTGCTGATCGCGGCTGATCAACGTGCTGACCTCCACGACGCGCTTCGAATAGGACCCGGCAATGTGTCATTTGTTGTCGTAATGAACGCTGCGGGAGAGGTGGCGTCGGTGCCGGTCGAGGTACGGGCTGTGTCCGCGTGGCACGAGGCCGGCAGCGTGTTCGTCGGTCTCGGTCCCACGCTGTACGCAGCCGACCTTGTCTCCATTCAGGGGATCGAACAACTCATGCGACGGCGCTACGCCGCCGGCTTTGGTCTCTCGTCACTGGCGAACATCACCGCGGTGAAGGAGGTAGGGGGCTTTGGTAGCGAGGATGTCGGCATGCTGCTGTCGTACGTGGCCATACTGGAAGCAGTCCCGCTTGTGGCTTTGTCCGGGCCTGTGCCAtcgctgatggcgctgctgaataGCTCTCCCGTTGCTGGGCACGGCGCCGTACagagggaggcagcagcgaggctgcAGGCACGTTTGGGACCTGCGTGGCGACTGATGATGAAGGTATGCGTGTGCCACGGGGATCTGTGCTGCTTTTTGGTGCTGCAGTTGCTGAGGTGGTTGCCGTCAtcgctggaggaggaagcggggCAGCTGTGGCGAAGTAtagtgcagctgccgcaccttTCGGCCGCGACACCCATGCTtggggagagcagcaccaacgtGGATGTTGAACGCGCCGTCGCGGTAGAAGTGACGCACGGGCACTACCTcgaggcagcggagctgctgcttcggttCAGCAGCCGCTCACCGAGCTACGGTATCGTGGCTAACCTTCTTCGACACCCCGAGGAGGCGCAGTCCATGGTGTGTAACAGTGAcccccgtgtgtgtgcgtcgtttcgcgcctccctcaccccgTGGCTTCTCGTCGTTTTCCACTGCCTGTGCGGCTCCTGCGATGGAGCGCCGCGCTACCAGTTgcacggcgcggcggcagcagaggaggggaaacACGATCGTTCGACTTCCGTACAGTCGGTGTTGCCCTTGCATCTCTACCGGCATTCGGCTTTGCCCTTCTGGGACCGCGTCGCCCTGGCAGTTGTGATGGAGGCGGGTACGACGGCTGCCTTCAGCCACGTCATGCAGGACATCCTCCTGCCAGAGTGCAACCCAATTCAGGCgttgctgcttcagcgcggcatccaccaccacgcctATGCCGCCATGCAGGAAATCGTCGACTACACCGGCGACTTCCAGCTCGGCGCCTGTCTGTTCGCTCGTGTCGGCGTGCtctccacggcggcggcgctcgcctttcccttcttgCTGGACGCCGAGGTaagcgccgcggctgcgacCGGGCGGATGGTGGCTACCTCGTCAGCTGCGCACACCCAGTCTTTGGGGCTGGCGGGCAGCTCTGCGCTCTCCGCTGTTTCTCCCGACTACCCACTGTACAGCTACGGCGCGGGTGGTGACTTTGGTGGTTACAGTGACGGCGACGAAGGCCAAGGACGCGACAGCGTGTACGGCAGCTCGCCGTTCTCGTACCTGCGATCTGGCCGCCGGAGGTGCAGCTTGAGTCAAGTGCCTTCTCCGTCATCTAGTAACGAAGAGGGCTCCATGGAGGATGGCGTAGCGCACACGGCACGACTCGTGCGCAAGAGcgcgttgccaccgccagcacagACACCAGGGGAGGTGAAGTGCGACGGTAGGCTGCATCACTCAGCTAACGCCAAGTGCTTCAGTACTTGCCTTTCTCCTGGGCATGCCCTGCGCTGTGCTGTCTCACCGAACGATGCAGTCGTGGGTGGCGGTTGTGGGCGCGGTAAAGGTCTCGGCAACGCCCAAGAAgacaacagcgacgacgcagaCGCGGATGTGCCGTGGGTGTGGTGGGCCGCGGCGTACCGTTCTTTCCTCGACGACGAGCAGGCCTTCGTGCGCCGCACCACGTTTGACGTGGAGTGTGGACAACTGCGCAGTCGCGCGTTCCTGGCTCGAGACGCTACTGCCGCCACTATGGAGGCCCGCCATAGAGCCGccactcctccttcctctgctgctgccctcgcctCGGTGGCTGGAGTTGCCCATGGTGGCCGTTACAGGTGCGGGTATCACCCGTTTCACCGTACTGCGCCGCGAGatgcggaggtggtgggatggcgccactcctctccctccccagAAAATCTCGTGTCGATGTCAGTTGCACACTGTGTGGGTCGTCATGTGGCTGGGGCTAGCGGCGACACCtcgagtggcggtggtagtgcTGGTGGTGACCGGGGCCTTCCAACCGCAGCCTCCTCATCTTCTCCGCCTGCAACGATGTCCTTCGCAGGCCCCTTCGGCGATGGCTCTGCATACGTTACCGCTGTTACACCGCCGTACGCATCCGCCTTCATAAGACCGCCAGAGCCGaagctctgcgtgtgtggggcgCAGCACGTTGGAACGCAGCTTATTCGGTCACTGCTGAGCATCTGCAGCatgacggcgacgcggtGCACCGTGTGCCTCGAGACCGTGCAACCATGTGCCAAGGACGTTGCCACTGCCTTTGCCTGGTGCACGTCATGCGGTCACGGCGGTCATGCGTACCACCTGCAGAACTGGTTCCGCACACACCGGCGCTGCCCTGTGAACGGGTGTGACTGCCATTGCGATGAGGACTCGAGCTTGTACTGA